A region from the Actinoplanes sp. OR16 genome encodes:
- a CDS encoding SPFH domain-containing protein, producing the protein MEAIILVLVIVIAVFAVTTLVKSVRIVPQQRMDVVERLGKYKRTLSPGLNLLVPFVDAVRTKVDMREQVVSFPPQPVITSDNLVVSIDTVLYFKVVDPVRATYEISHFLQAIEQLTVTTLRNVIGSLDLERALTSREEINKHLSGVLDETTGRWGIKVTRVEIKAIEPPPSIRDSMEKQMRAERDRRAAILNAEGHKAAQILTAEGEKQAAVLRADGDRQARILQAEGQAKAIRTVFDAIHQANPSQKVLAYQYLQSLPQIANGSANKVWIVPTELTKALEGLGGALGGLANMAGDVPAAGVDSAAVEREAAAAAEAAEAEARRLNAEVRAAEAETSSSALPQVPPTAALGGADYAGGNQVDKA; encoded by the coding sequence ATGGAAGCCATCATCCTGGTGCTCGTCATAGTCATCGCGGTCTTCGCGGTGACCACCCTCGTGAAGTCGGTACGGATCGTCCCACAGCAGCGGATGGACGTGGTCGAGCGCCTCGGCAAGTACAAGCGCACTCTCTCGCCCGGCCTGAACCTGCTGGTGCCGTTCGTCGACGCGGTCCGTACCAAGGTGGACATGCGCGAGCAGGTGGTCTCGTTCCCGCCGCAGCCCGTGATCACCTCGGACAACCTGGTCGTCTCGATCGACACGGTGCTGTACTTCAAGGTCGTCGACCCGGTGCGGGCCACCTACGAGATCTCCCACTTCCTCCAGGCGATAGAGCAGCTGACCGTCACCACCCTGCGTAACGTGATCGGCTCGCTCGACCTGGAACGCGCCCTGACCAGCCGCGAGGAGATCAACAAACACCTCTCCGGCGTCCTCGACGAGACCACCGGCCGCTGGGGCATCAAGGTCACCCGCGTCGAGATCAAGGCGATCGAGCCGCCGCCGAGCATCCGCGACTCGATGGAGAAGCAGATGCGCGCCGAGCGGGACCGCCGTGCCGCGATCCTCAACGCCGAGGGTCACAAGGCGGCCCAGATCCTCACCGCCGAGGGCGAGAAGCAGGCCGCGGTGCTACGCGCCGACGGTGACCGGCAGGCCCGCATCCTGCAGGCGGAGGGTCAGGCGAAGGCGATCCGGACCGTCTTCGACGCCATCCACCAGGCGAATCCGTCGCAGAAGGTGCTGGCGTACCAGTACCTCCAGTCGCTGCCGCAGATCGCGAACGGCTCGGCGAACAAGGTGTGGATCGTCCCGACCGAGCTGACCAAGGCCCTGGAGGGTCTGGGCGGCGCGCTGGGCGGTCTCGCCAACATGGCCGGCGACGTGCCGGCGGCCGGCGTCGACTCGGCAGCCGTCGAGCGTGAGGCCGCGGCAGCCGCCGAGGCCGCCGAAGCGGAGGCCCGGAGGCTGAACGCCGAGGTGCGGGCCGCCGAGGCGGAGACGTCGTCGTCGGCGCTGCCGCAGGTCCCGCCGACGGCGGCGCTGGGCGGGGCCGACTACGCGGGCGGCAACCAGGTGGACAAGGCCTGA
- a CDS encoding response regulator transcription factor, giving the protein MTAVLLIEDDDRIRLSLSMALEDEGYTAYTAATAEEGLAEQRRRPADTVLVDLMLPGMDGFECIRQLRRDTEVPIIVISARDDTHDVVAALEAGADDYVIKPVAIKELAARLRALRRRAQVTAAAAPATPAATVFSFGDLQVSPDAGEVRLNGTAVAVTRTEFRLLCELAAHPGLVLSRQQLLQRVWGYEFGDERVVDVHVGRLRHKIEVDNKEPRHLVTVRGLGYKLQP; this is encoded by the coding sequence ATGACCGCCGTGCTGCTGATCGAGGATGACGACCGGATCCGGCTGTCGTTGTCCATGGCCCTGGAGGACGAGGGATACACCGCGTACACCGCGGCCACCGCCGAGGAGGGGCTCGCCGAACAGCGCCGCCGTCCCGCCGACACCGTCCTCGTCGACCTGATGCTGCCGGGGATGGACGGCTTCGAGTGCATCCGCCAGCTGCGCCGTGACACCGAGGTGCCGATCATCGTGATCAGCGCCCGGGACGACACCCACGACGTGGTGGCGGCGCTGGAGGCGGGCGCCGACGACTACGTGATCAAGCCGGTGGCGATCAAGGAGCTGGCCGCGCGGCTGCGGGCTCTGCGGCGCCGGGCCCAGGTGACCGCCGCGGCGGCGCCGGCCACGCCCGCGGCGACCGTCTTCTCGTTCGGTGATCTGCAGGTGAGCCCGGACGCCGGCGAGGTGCGGCTGAACGGCACCGCCGTGGCGGTCACCAGGACCGAGTTCCGGCTGCTCTGCGAGCTGGCCGCGCACCCCGGCCTGGTCCTGTCCCGGCAGCAGCTGCTGCAGCGCGTCTGGGGCTACGAGTTCGGCGACGAGCGGGTGGTGGACGTGCACGTCGGCCGGCTCCGCCACAAGATCGAGGTGGACAACAAGGAGCCCCGCCACCTGGTCACGGTGCGGGGCCTGGGATACAAGCTGCAGCCGTGA
- a CDS encoding serine hydrolase, producing the protein MSLLPETARRVDEIAARAQSAGRVPSLALAVVRDRAVLHFAAAGEQPRPDPKTQYRLGSITKTITATLVMQLRDEGFFALDDLLYRHLPGTPIGGVTLRQLLGHVSGLQREPDGPWWERNPGGTADQLLAGLTYEKLAGAPFRRYRYSNLAYGLLGAVLERVTGQSWIELAGKRVLDPLGMKRTTYAPVEPYARGYVVHDLGGALHEEPRPDTGAMAPAGQLWSTVTDMAKWAGFLADPAPAVLARETVDEMCTPVVLSDLESWTSGHGLGPQLFRVGERVYVGHGGSMPGYVSHLAVHRRSRLGVIVFVNAYGLSGDHVRDVALRTLTTVLDDEPSAVVPWRPPVVPSGEAAELCGRWWWMGSEYEVVPDSEALVMTGPHHRTRFVREAPDTWRGVDGNNEGEFLKAVRSAEGAVEALDIATFVYRRESSHLA; encoded by the coding sequence GTGTCGCTGCTTCCGGAGACCGCCCGCCGCGTGGACGAGATCGCCGCCCGGGCCCAATCCGCCGGCCGGGTGCCGTCGCTCGCCCTCGCGGTCGTCCGGGACCGGGCCGTGCTGCACTTCGCGGCCGCCGGTGAGCAACCCCGCCCGGACCCGAAGACGCAGTACCGGCTCGGTTCGATCACCAAGACGATCACCGCGACGCTGGTGATGCAGCTGCGCGACGAGGGGTTCTTCGCCCTGGACGACCTGCTCTACCGGCACCTGCCGGGCACCCCGATCGGCGGGGTGACGCTGCGGCAGCTGCTCGGGCACGTCTCCGGGTTGCAGCGCGAGCCGGACGGCCCGTGGTGGGAGCGCAACCCCGGCGGTACGGCCGACCAGCTGCTGGCCGGGCTCACCTACGAGAAGCTGGCCGGCGCGCCGTTCCGCCGGTACCGCTACTCGAATCTGGCGTACGGGCTGCTCGGCGCGGTCCTCGAACGGGTCACCGGGCAGAGCTGGATCGAGCTGGCCGGCAAGCGGGTCCTCGATCCGCTCGGGATGAAGCGGACCACCTACGCGCCGGTCGAGCCGTACGCCAGGGGTTACGTGGTGCACGACCTCGGCGGCGCCCTGCACGAGGAGCCGCGGCCGGACACCGGGGCGATGGCGCCGGCGGGCCAGCTGTGGTCGACCGTCACCGACATGGCCAAGTGGGCCGGGTTCCTGGCCGATCCGGCGCCGGCCGTGCTGGCCCGGGAGACCGTCGACGAGATGTGCACGCCGGTGGTCCTCAGCGACCTGGAGTCGTGGACCTCGGGGCACGGGCTGGGGCCGCAGCTGTTCCGGGTCGGGGAACGGGTCTACGTGGGTCACGGCGGTTCGATGCCCGGGTACGTGTCGCACCTCGCCGTGCACCGCCGCAGCCGGCTCGGGGTGATCGTGTTCGTGAACGCCTACGGCCTGAGCGGCGATCACGTGCGGGACGTGGCGCTGCGGACCCTCACCACCGTGCTCGACGACGAGCCTTCGGCCGTCGTGCCCTGGCGTCCGCCGGTCGTCCCGTCCGGGGAGGCCGCCGAGCTGTGCGGGCGCTGGTGGTGGATGGGCAGCGAATACGAGGTGGTCCCGGACTCGGAGGCGCTGGTGATGACCGGTCCGCATCATCGGACGCGGTTCGTCCGCGAGGCGCCGGACACCTGGCGTGGCGTGGACGGGAACAACGAGGGCGAGTTCCTGAAGGCGGTCCGCTCGGCGGAGGGCGCGGTCGAGGCTCTGGACATCGCCACGTTCGTCTACCGCCGCGAGTCGAGCCATCTGGCATAA
- a CDS encoding NUDIX domain-containing protein, producing the protein MPDKHAHCTFCGARYLPGQPWPRHCRACGEISYRNPSPVAVAVQPVGTGLLAVRRGLPPAEGRLALPGGFIEVGETWQAAAVRELVEETAVVADPAAVTLFDTISAPDGTILIFALLPALPSAAALPPPLDTLEAPAREVLYGPTELGFSIHTAMATRWFSGRPRP; encoded by the coding sequence ATGCCGGACAAGCATGCGCACTGCACCTTCTGCGGCGCACGCTACCTGCCCGGCCAGCCGTGGCCGCGCCACTGCCGGGCCTGCGGCGAGATCAGCTACCGCAATCCCAGCCCGGTCGCCGTAGCAGTCCAGCCGGTCGGCACCGGTCTCCTCGCCGTCCGCCGCGGCCTGCCACCGGCTGAGGGCCGCCTCGCCCTGCCCGGCGGCTTCATCGAAGTGGGCGAGACCTGGCAGGCCGCCGCCGTCCGCGAACTCGTCGAAGAGACAGCCGTGGTGGCCGACCCCGCGGCGGTCACCCTCTTCGACACGATCAGCGCCCCGGACGGCACCATCCTGATCTTCGCCCTGCTCCCGGCCCTGCCGAGCGCCGCGGCCCTGCCCCCGCCTCTGGACACCCTGGAGGCACCGGCCCGGGAGGTGCTCTACGGCCCCACCGAACTCGGCTTCAGCATCCACACCGCCATGGCAACCCGCTGGTTCAGCGGTCGCCCGCGTCCCTAG
- a CDS encoding cell wall metabolism sensor histidine kinase WalK, giving the protein MKPIGLRARVSAAFAVGALLLSACVSLVSYELIRSTLFAERERTAVRAAYFDATVVNAGVTGPSPDVSEALRALDTGADRYVLLQMGGQWYSRTAEPAAGSAIPVKLREMLGRGEAGAQRINRDNGPALVVGVPLSGSASFYEIVSLRELDRTLQLLALVLAAVAIMVAAGGAAVGWYVTRYALRPLTVVAGAAREVAAGDLGTRIDPDTEPDLATLSLAFNDMADQLARRLERDRRFAADVSHELRSPLQTLEAAVSVIQRRKGGLDERSAAAVTLIAAEVNRFQDLVDDLLELARSDQPVQREPVEVAELARAVCRSRGLSGDLVVMLPGTPATWRVDRRRVEQTLGNLIDNAIRYGGGPVAIRLGSADGRCFLEVDDEGPGVAEEHRPTIFDRFVRGPAANARGGGDGTGLGLSIVAGHAAAHDGRVTVGDRPGGGARFRVELTC; this is encoded by the coding sequence GTGAAGCCGATCGGCCTGCGTGCCCGGGTGAGCGCGGCGTTCGCCGTCGGCGCGCTGCTGCTCTCCGCCTGCGTGAGCCTGGTGTCGTACGAGCTGATCCGCAGCACCCTCTTCGCCGAGCGGGAGCGGACCGCGGTGCGGGCCGCGTACTTCGACGCCACGGTGGTGAACGCCGGGGTCACCGGGCCGTCCCCGGACGTCTCCGAGGCGCTGCGGGCGCTGGACACCGGCGCCGACCGGTACGTCCTGCTCCAGATGGGCGGGCAGTGGTACTCGCGGACGGCCGAGCCGGCGGCCGGGTCGGCGATCCCGGTGAAACTGCGGGAGATGCTCGGGCGCGGTGAGGCCGGCGCGCAGCGGATCAACCGGGACAACGGGCCGGCGCTGGTCGTCGGAGTGCCCCTGTCGGGTTCGGCGTCGTTCTACGAGATCGTGTCGCTGCGCGAGCTGGACCGTACGCTCCAATTGCTCGCCCTGGTCCTCGCGGCCGTCGCCATCATGGTCGCGGCCGGAGGCGCGGCCGTCGGCTGGTACGTCACCCGGTACGCCCTGCGGCCCCTGACCGTGGTGGCCGGCGCGGCGCGGGAGGTGGCCGCCGGCGATCTGGGCACCCGGATCGACCCGGACACCGAACCCGACCTGGCCACTCTCTCGCTGGCCTTCAACGACATGGCCGACCAGCTGGCCCGCCGGCTGGAACGCGACCGCCGGTTCGCCGCGGACGTGAGCCACGAGCTGCGGTCGCCGCTGCAGACCCTGGAAGCGGCGGTCAGCGTGATCCAGCGGCGCAAGGGCGGCCTGGACGAGCGGTCGGCGGCGGCGGTCACGCTGATCGCGGCCGAGGTGAACCGGTTCCAGGATCTCGTCGACGACCTGCTGGAACTGGCCCGCAGCGATCAGCCGGTGCAGCGGGAGCCGGTGGAGGTGGCCGAGCTGGCCCGCGCGGTCTGCCGGTCCCGGGGCCTGTCCGGCGATCTGGTGGTGATGCTGCCGGGAACACCGGCGACCTGGCGGGTGGACCGGCGCCGGGTGGAGCAGACGCTCGGCAATCTCATCGACAACGCGATCCGGTACGGCGGAGGCCCCGTGGCGATCAGGCTGGGCTCGGCGGACGGGCGCTGCTTCCTGGAGGTGGACGACGAGGGTCCCGGTGTCGCCGAGGAGCATCGCCCGACGATCTTCGACCGGTTCGTGCGCGGGCCGGCGGCGAACGCCCGTGGCGGCGGCGACGGCACGGGTCTCGGGCTCTCGATCGTGGCCGGGCACGCGGCGGCGCACGACGGCCGGGTGACGGTGGGGGACCGGCCGGGCGGGGGAGCGCGGTTCCGGGTGGAGCTGACGTGCTGA
- a CDS encoding NfeD family protein: MEAVLWIVLAIALVIGEAFTATILVIFFAAGAAAAAGAAAIGAPLLVQVIVFALVSGLSVAAVRPIVMRHARPAIETGDTPFGVEAMEGVRGTVVDEVTESRGMIKIDGELWQARSFDATDDFQPGERVRVVKVRGATVLVWRDDVPDV; this comes from the coding sequence GTGGAAGCCGTACTCTGGATCGTCCTCGCGATCGCGCTGGTGATCGGCGAGGCCTTCACCGCGACGATTCTCGTCATCTTCTTCGCGGCGGGCGCCGCCGCGGCCGCCGGCGCGGCCGCGATCGGGGCTCCGCTGCTCGTTCAGGTCATCGTCTTCGCGCTGGTCTCCGGCCTGTCGGTGGCGGCAGTCCGGCCGATCGTGATGCGGCACGCCCGCCCCGCGATCGAGACCGGCGACACGCCGTTCGGCGTCGAGGCGATGGAAGGCGTGCGCGGCACCGTCGTGGACGAGGTGACCGAGTCCCGAGGCATGATCAAGATCGACGGCGAGTTGTGGCAGGCGCGTTCGTTCGACGCCACCGATGACTTCCAGCCCGGCGAGCGGGTGCGGGTCGTGAAGGTTCGGGGCGCCACCGTTCTGGTCTGGCGCGACGACGTCCCCGACGTCTAG
- a CDS encoding GlsB/YeaQ/YmgE family stress response membrane protein yields MTAVSLAAAVAVGVVAGLAALVPLRRRGLPLWLPFAAGVGAAVLASVVTRLSNAERTSLTLVEFMLQILFAGAGLAAVAVTARNDR; encoded by the coding sequence ATGACGGCCGTGAGCCTGGCCGCCGCGGTGGCGGTCGGCGTCGTCGCCGGCCTCGCCGCGCTCGTGCCGCTGCGTCGCCGGGGGTTGCCGCTCTGGCTGCCGTTCGCGGCGGGGGTCGGCGCGGCGGTGCTGGCCAGCGTCGTCACCAGGCTGTCCAACGCGGAACGCACCAGCCTGACCCTCGTCGAGTTCATGCTGCAGATCCTCTTCGCCGGCGCCGGACTGGCCGCCGTGGCGGTGACCGCGAGGAACGACCGATGA
- a CDS encoding STAS domain-containing protein, translating into MTVIVTPPADLDTEVAELIRPALMEAAAEGLDVVVDLREVHIIDSAGLGLLVRAHQEAKQHGGRFALAAPSRFVLTVLHTMKLDGMFALYPDREAALFSVNCSG; encoded by the coding sequence ATGACCGTGATCGTCACTCCCCCCGCCGACCTCGACACCGAGGTGGCCGAGCTGATCCGCCCGGCGCTCATGGAAGCGGCCGCGGAGGGCCTGGACGTGGTGGTCGACCTGCGGGAGGTGCACATCATCGACTCGGCCGGGCTGGGGCTGCTGGTCCGCGCCCACCAGGAGGCGAAGCAGCACGGCGGCCGGTTCGCGCTGGCCGCGCCGTCCCGATTCGTGCTGACCGTCCTGCACACGATGAAGCTGGACGGCATGTTCGCCCTCTACCCCGACCGGGAGGCGGCCCTGTTTTCTGTGAATTGCTCCGGATAA
- a CDS encoding DUF3097 domain-containing protein, protein MYGEDVLAGGRRRRKPIPEVDAEPDLVVEDADSGFCGAVVGFELGAVVLEDRFGKRRNFPLTPGAFLLDGVRVTLRKAAPKAAPGQRRITASGSIAVDNVKAQVAKASRIWVEGIHDAALVERIWGDDLRIEGVVVEPLDGIDDLAAAVAEFRPGPRRKLGVLVDHLVPGSKESRIVAAVKHPDVLVTGHPYVDIWQAVKPERVGLRAWPVIPPGRPWKEGVCEAAGVREPADMWRRILGSVSSYKDVETPLINSMERLIDFVTVMED, encoded by the coding sequence ATGTATGGGGAGGATGTGCTCGCGGGCGGCCGGCGGCGCCGGAAGCCGATACCGGAGGTGGATGCGGAACCGGACCTGGTCGTCGAGGACGCCGACTCCGGGTTCTGCGGCGCGGTCGTCGGTTTCGAGCTGGGCGCGGTGGTGCTGGAGGACCGGTTCGGGAAGCGCCGGAACTTCCCTCTGACACCGGGTGCGTTCCTGCTCGACGGCGTGCGCGTCACTCTCAGGAAGGCCGCGCCCAAGGCGGCACCGGGACAACGAAGGATCACCGCCTCCGGCTCGATCGCCGTGGACAACGTCAAGGCGCAGGTGGCGAAGGCCAGCCGGATCTGGGTGGAGGGCATCCACGACGCCGCCCTGGTCGAGCGGATCTGGGGCGACGACCTGCGCATCGAGGGTGTCGTGGTGGAGCCGCTCGACGGCATCGACGATCTGGCAGCGGCGGTCGCCGAGTTCCGGCCGGGGCCGCGGCGCAAGCTCGGTGTGCTCGTCGACCACCTGGTTCCGGGTTCCAAGGAGAGCCGGATCGTCGCCGCCGTGAAGCACCCGGACGTGCTGGTGACCGGTCATCCGTACGTGGACATCTGGCAGGCGGTGAAGCCGGAGCGGGTCGGTCTGCGTGCCTGGCCGGTGATCCCGCCGGGCCGTCCGTGGAAGGAGGGTGTCTGCGAGGCGGCGGGTGTCCGCGAGCCGGCCGACATGTGGCGCCGGATCCTGGGGTCGGTCTCCAGTTACAAGGACGTCGAGACGCCGTTGATCAACTCGATGGAACGGCTGATCGATTTCGTCACCGTGATGGAGGACTGA
- a CDS encoding NUDIX domain-containing protein, translating to MTVGARAVLRDPDGRVLLIKRSDNGRWALPAGTMELGQTLHDCAIRETDETTDAAFYPVGALPDGTTHSVHASLADLARFEAGAPFLLA from the coding sequence ATGACGGTCGGCGCCCGCGCCGTCCTCCGTGATCCGGACGGCCGCGTCCTGCTGATCAAGCGGAGTGACAACGGGCGGTGGGCGCTGCCGGCCGGGACCATGGAACTCGGCCAGACGCTGCACGACTGCGCGATCCGCGAGACCGACGAGACCACCGACGCGGCCTTCTACCCGGTCGGCGCCTTGCCCGACGGCACCACCCATTCGGTACACGCCTCCCTGGCCGACCTGGCCCGCTTCGAGGCCGGCGCACCCTTCCTGCTCGCATGA
- a CDS encoding NUDIX domain-containing protein yields MTAALEVVAAAWICVRDRRVLVVRAGGSDAFYLPGGKPEPGETHAEAAAREALEEVGIPVDPAGLRPFVTIEAPAHNRPPGTRVRLITFTGDDVSSCHADPAPANEIAELAWFTTADSDRCAPAIQLLLAELRDANQID; encoded by the coding sequence ATGACCGCTGCCCTGGAAGTCGTGGCCGCCGCCTGGATCTGCGTCCGCGATCGTCGCGTGCTCGTGGTGCGTGCCGGCGGCTCCGACGCGTTCTACCTGCCCGGCGGCAAACCCGAGCCGGGCGAGACGCACGCCGAGGCGGCAGCCCGCGAAGCCCTGGAGGAAGTGGGCATCCCGGTCGACCCGGCCGGCCTGCGCCCCTTCGTCACGATCGAGGCGCCCGCTCACAACCGGCCGCCCGGCACCCGCGTCCGCCTGATCACCTTCACCGGCGACGACGTGTCCTCCTGCCACGCCGACCCCGCTCCGGCGAACGAGATAGCCGAGCTCGCCTGGTTCACGACAGCCGACAGCGACCGCTGCGCTCCGGCGATCCAGCTGCTGCTGGCCGAGTTGCGAGACGCCAACCAGATCGACTGA
- a CDS encoding cadmium resistance transporter, producing MNLIGQAVGLFAVTNIDDILILSLFFAQGAGRPHLTRTIAAGQYLGFLGILAVAVPAAFGATFLPDEVIPYLGLLPIALGVKAAVQSWRHRHDEEESAEGGTGPRVLEVAAVTFANGGDNIGVYVPVFVTAGAGGMTVYVAVFGVLVAVWVAAASSPPGR from the coding sequence GTGAACCTGATCGGACAAGCGGTGGGCCTGTTCGCCGTCACGAACATCGACGACATCCTGATCCTGTCGCTCTTCTTCGCGCAGGGCGCCGGCCGGCCGCACCTCACCCGGACCATCGCGGCCGGGCAGTACCTGGGCTTCCTCGGCATCCTCGCGGTCGCGGTGCCGGCCGCGTTCGGGGCCACCTTCCTCCCCGATGAGGTCATCCCCTATCTGGGCCTGCTCCCGATCGCGCTGGGGGTCAAGGCGGCGGTGCAGTCCTGGCGGCACCGCCACGACGAGGAGGAATCGGCGGAGGGCGGTACCGGGCCACGGGTGCTCGAGGTCGCCGCGGTGACGTTCGCTAACGGCGGCGACAACATCGGCGTCTACGTGCCGGTCTTCGTCACCGCCGGTGCGGGCGGCATGACCGTGTACGTCGCGGTCTTCGGAGTCCTGGTGGCCGTCTGGGTGGCGGCCGCTTCCTCGCCACCCGGCCGGTGA
- a CDS encoding PLP-dependent aminotransferase family protein yields the protein MRTRGAGPISGSDFLQLRPDTAPAKGLTAWLTDGLRAAVTAGRLVPGDRLPATRTLSEELGISRGVVVQAYQRLADEGIAAARTGSGTVITGRPETRRPAVDRRQTLDELRLPLSTPDGIDLNLSPGVPDLSAFPRAAWLRAERTVLGGVTHADLGYGDPGGVPRLRAALVGWLARTRGIRAEADDVVVTAGVAQGLALLARVLRAEGVTEIGVEDPGSRGATDQIAYWGARPIGVPVDEEGIRTDALTGLEAVLLTPAHQFPTGVVLSPERRRALLAWPGLIIEDDYDAEHRYDRSPVAAIQGSAPERVAYLGSVSKSLAPGMRLGWLVAPRRMQGALLAAKHAADLGNPALPQLVLAELLTSGDYERHLRAVRERQRRRRDALLGALRTHLPGSRVTGVAAGLHLLVMLEGYGDTPDTVLAERIAATGVLVHPLTWHRQRPGPPGLVIGYAAHPPDRLIEAAARMGAALSPPSR from the coding sequence ATTCGTACGCGAGGAGCTGGACCAATCAGCGGCTCGGACTTCCTTCAGCTGCGGCCGGACACCGCACCCGCCAAGGGACTGACCGCCTGGCTCACCGACGGCCTGCGCGCCGCCGTGACCGCCGGCCGGCTCGTCCCCGGCGACAGGCTGCCCGCCACCCGGACCCTGAGCGAAGAGCTGGGCATCTCCCGCGGTGTCGTGGTGCAGGCCTACCAGCGGCTCGCCGACGAGGGCATCGCCGCGGCCCGGACCGGCTCGGGCACGGTGATCACCGGCCGCCCGGAGACGCGGCGACCGGCAGTCGACCGGCGGCAGACCCTCGACGAGCTGCGGCTGCCGCTCTCCACACCGGACGGCATCGATCTGAACCTCTCCCCCGGCGTGCCGGACCTGTCGGCGTTCCCCCGCGCCGCGTGGCTACGGGCCGAGCGGACGGTGCTCGGCGGCGTGACCCATGCCGATCTCGGGTACGGCGACCCGGGCGGCGTGCCACGGCTCCGCGCCGCGTTGGTGGGCTGGTTAGCCCGTACCAGGGGAATCCGGGCCGAAGCGGACGACGTAGTGGTCACCGCGGGCGTCGCGCAAGGTCTCGCCCTGCTCGCGCGGGTCCTGCGAGCCGAGGGCGTGACCGAGATCGGCGTCGAGGACCCCGGATCGCGCGGCGCCACCGACCAGATCGCCTACTGGGGAGCGCGGCCGATCGGCGTGCCGGTCGACGAGGAGGGCATCCGGACCGACGCGCTGACCGGCCTGGAAGCGGTGCTGCTGACGCCGGCCCACCAGTTCCCGACCGGCGTCGTGCTCAGCCCGGAACGCCGCCGCGCGCTGCTCGCCTGGCCGGGACTGATCATCGAGGACGACTACGACGCCGAGCACCGCTACGACCGCTCGCCGGTCGCGGCCATCCAGGGATCCGCGCCGGAACGGGTCGCCTACCTGGGCAGCGTCTCCAAATCGCTGGCGCCCGGGATGCGCCTGGGCTGGCTCGTCGCGCCCCGCCGGATGCAGGGCGCGCTGCTCGCCGCGAAACACGCCGCCGACCTCGGCAATCCGGCGCTGCCGCAGCTGGTCCTCGCCGAGCTGCTGACCTCCGGTGACTACGAACGTCACCTGCGCGCGGTCCGGGAACGGCAGCGCCGCCGCCGGGACGCGCTGCTCGGCGCGCTCCGGACGCACCTGCCCGGCTCACGGGTGACCGGCGTGGCCGCGGGCCTGCACCTGCTGGTCATGCTGGAGGGGTACGGCGACACGCCCGACACGGTCCTCGCCGAACGGATCGCGGCCACCGGGGTGCTGGTCCACCCGCTCACCTGGCACCGGCAGCGCCCCGGGCCGCCCGGCCTCGTGATCGGCTACGCGGCCCACCCCCCGGACCGTCTGATCGAGGCCGCCGCCCGGATGGGGGCTGCGCTCAGTCCTCCATCACGGTGA
- a CDS encoding DMT family transporter, whose amino-acid sequence MKALPVISGAAGMVFVGGSVAVSGHLAGAPLFTVQALRYAVACLLLLAWARVTGARVHRPRGAEWLWLLGVTGTGLLLFNVALVRGAGHAEPAVLGVAVACVPILLAVGGPLLEGRHPAARVLLAAAVVTAGAALVQGLGRADGTGLAWAFVTFACEAAFTLLAVPLLGRHGPLGVSVHTTWLAAVLFGAAGVPAEGPGAVFRLTTAELLAAAYLAVAVTALAFLLWYTCVDRIGAGRAGLLTGVAPISAAAAGMALGGPAPEPLVWLGIATVAAGLALGLTGRSARRAVVTVP is encoded by the coding sequence GTGAAAGCGTTACCCGTGATCTCCGGAGCCGCCGGCATGGTCTTCGTCGGCGGCAGCGTGGCCGTGTCGGGGCATCTGGCCGGCGCGCCTCTGTTCACCGTGCAGGCTCTGCGGTACGCCGTCGCCTGCCTGTTGCTGCTGGCCTGGGCCCGGGTCACCGGCGCCCGGGTCCACCGCCCCCGCGGCGCCGAATGGCTCTGGCTGCTCGGCGTCACCGGCACCGGCCTGCTGCTCTTCAACGTCGCGCTGGTGCGGGGCGCCGGCCACGCCGAACCGGCGGTGCTCGGCGTGGCCGTGGCCTGCGTGCCGATCCTGCTGGCCGTCGGCGGCCCGCTGCTGGAGGGCCGCCACCCCGCGGCCCGGGTGCTGCTGGCCGCCGCCGTCGTGACGGCCGGCGCCGCGCTGGTCCAAGGTCTGGGCCGGGCCGACGGGACGGGTCTGGCGTGGGCGTTCGTGACGTTCGCCTGCGAGGCCGCGTTCACCCTGCTCGCGGTCCCGCTGCTGGGCCGGCACGGTCCGCTCGGCGTGTCCGTCCACACGACCTGGCTGGCGGCGGTCCTCTTCGGTGCCGCCGGCGTGCCGGCCGAGGGCCCGGGCGCGGTGTTCCGGCTGACCACCGCCGAGTTGCTGGCCGCCGCCTACCTGGCGGTCGCGGTGACCGCGCTGGCGTTCCTGCTCTGGTACACCTGCGTCGACCGGATCGGGGCGGGCCGGGCCGGGCTGCTCACCGGGGTGGCGCCGATCAGCGCCGCGGCGGCCGGCATGGCGCTGGGCGGGCCGGCCCCGGAACCGCTGGTCTGGCTCGGGATCGCGACGGTGGCGGCGGGCCTGGCACTGGGCCTCACCGGACGATCGGCGCGCCGAGCGGTGGTGACGGTGCCGTGA